One Mycolicibacter sp. MU0083 DNA window includes the following coding sequences:
- a CDS encoding RND family transporter — MSEHRTAPPSDGPLVARAIHKLALPILLVWIAIAAITNTVAPQLEVVGWERSVGQNAPDAPGILAMRHIGEVFDEFDSDSAAMLVLEGDEVLGPDAHTYYDGLVKKLREDTEHVEHVQDFWGDPLTAGGSQSKDGKAALTQIYLRGNQGEAMSNESVDAVREIVAANPPPAGLHAYITGASPLVTDNFEVGSEGTNEVTAVTFLVIGLMLLFVYRSLTTMVIVLLAVAVELAAARGLVAVLAHSGVIGLSTYATNLLTLLAIAAGTDYAIFVVGRYQEARGKGMERLEAYYDMWRGTVHVMVGSGLTIAGAVACMGLTRLPYFQTLGIPAAIGVLVTLAAALTLGPAVLLIATRFGLMEPKVAQRTRGWRRIGTTIVRWPGPILVVTMAVAFIGLLALPGLHTSFDNRPYIPASAPGVIGMEAAERHFTEARINPELVMIETDHDMRNPADMLILERAAKAVLHTPGIALVQSITRPLGTPITHSSIPFQISASSASQIMNLDYQKARANDLLKQAGEIDNTIAVLRQQLDLQRQSAAATHEQTRAFHDTVETVNDLRDKLADFDDQFRPMRNYFYWEPHCFDIPMCWALRSVFDSLDGIAELSEKFSTITASLDTLDALQPQLVELLPPQIAIQERNRDLTLSNFATTGGINSQSEEALNNATAMGKAFDDAKNDDTFYLPPEAFDNDDFKRGLKLFLSPDGHAARMIVTHQGNPADPQAIPHIDAIKEAVFDALKATPMSDAKIYVAGIGATNKDIQEGMKYDLMISALAAVALILLIMVIVTRSLVAAIVIVGTVVLSLGASVGLSVLVWQYIFGIHLFWVVVPLAIILLLAVGADYNLLLVSRFKEELHAGLNTGIIRSMGGTGSVVTAAGLVFSATMCAFIFSDLVILGQIGTTIGMGLLFDTLIVRSFMTPSIAALLGKWFWWPQVVRQRPVPAKWPEAVESQPTEALSH; from the coding sequence ATGAGCGAACACCGCACCGCTCCCCCGTCCGACGGCCCGTTGGTGGCCCGGGCCATCCACAAACTCGCGTTGCCGATCCTGCTCGTCTGGATCGCGATCGCCGCGATCACCAACACCGTTGCGCCCCAACTCGAAGTAGTCGGCTGGGAACGCTCGGTGGGGCAGAACGCCCCGGATGCCCCGGGCATTCTCGCGATGCGCCACATCGGCGAGGTCTTCGACGAATTCGACTCCGACAGTGCGGCGATGCTCGTGCTGGAAGGCGATGAGGTGCTGGGTCCCGACGCCCACACCTACTACGACGGCCTGGTCAAGAAACTCCGGGAGGACACCGAGCACGTCGAGCACGTCCAGGACTTCTGGGGCGACCCGCTGACCGCCGGCGGCTCGCAGAGCAAAGACGGCAAAGCCGCGCTGACACAGATCTATCTGCGCGGCAACCAGGGCGAGGCGATGTCGAACGAATCCGTCGACGCCGTCCGTGAGATCGTGGCCGCCAACCCGCCGCCGGCCGGACTCCACGCCTACATCACCGGCGCGTCGCCACTGGTGACCGACAACTTCGAAGTCGGCAGCGAGGGCACCAACGAGGTCACCGCCGTCACCTTCCTGGTGATCGGCCTGATGCTGCTGTTCGTCTACCGCTCCCTGACGACCATGGTGATCGTGTTGCTGGCCGTCGCCGTCGAGCTCGCGGCGGCCCGCGGCCTGGTCGCGGTGCTGGCCCACTCCGGCGTGATCGGCCTGTCCACCTATGCGACGAACCTGTTGACGCTCTTGGCGATTGCCGCCGGAACCGACTACGCGATCTTCGTCGTCGGGCGCTATCAGGAGGCCCGCGGCAAGGGCATGGAACGCCTGGAGGCCTACTACGACATGTGGCGCGGCACCGTGCACGTCATGGTCGGATCCGGCCTGACCATCGCCGGTGCGGTCGCATGCATGGGCCTGACCCGGCTCCCCTACTTCCAGACCCTCGGGATACCCGCCGCCATCGGTGTGCTGGTCACGCTGGCCGCCGCGCTCACGCTGGGTCCCGCGGTGCTGTTGATCGCCACCCGGTTCGGGCTGATGGAACCCAAGGTCGCGCAACGGACGCGGGGTTGGCGGCGGATCGGCACGACGATCGTGCGCTGGCCCGGACCGATCCTGGTGGTCACCATGGCAGTCGCGTTCATCGGCTTGCTGGCGTTGCCCGGCTTGCACACCAGCTTCGACAACCGGCCCTACATTCCCGCCAGCGCACCCGGTGTCATCGGCATGGAGGCGGCCGAAAGGCATTTCACCGAGGCCCGGATCAACCCCGAACTGGTGATGATCGAGACCGATCACGACATGCGCAATCCCGCCGACATGCTGATTCTGGAGCGGGCGGCCAAGGCGGTGCTCCACACGCCGGGAATCGCGCTGGTGCAGTCGATCACCCGGCCGCTCGGGACACCGATCACGCACAGCTCGATTCCGTTCCAGATCAGTGCCTCCAGCGCCAGCCAGATCATGAACCTGGACTATCAGAAGGCCCGGGCCAACGACCTGCTCAAGCAGGCCGGCGAGATCGACAACACCATCGCGGTGCTCCGCCAGCAGCTCGACCTGCAGCGACAGAGCGCCGCCGCCACCCACGAACAGACCCGGGCGTTCCACGACACCGTCGAGACCGTCAACGATCTGCGGGACAAGCTCGCCGACTTCGACGACCAGTTCCGCCCGATGCGCAACTACTTCTACTGGGAACCGCACTGCTTCGACATTCCGATGTGTTGGGCGTTGCGGTCGGTGTTCGACTCCCTCGACGGGATAGCCGAACTGTCCGAGAAGTTCAGCACCATCACCGCCAGCCTCGACACCCTCGATGCCCTGCAGCCGCAGCTGGTCGAGTTGTTGCCGCCGCAGATCGCGATTCAGGAGCGCAACCGCGACCTGACACTGTCGAACTTCGCGACCACCGGGGGCATCAACTCGCAGAGCGAAGAGGCCTTGAACAACGCCACCGCAATGGGCAAGGCGTTCGACGACGCCAAGAACGACGACACGTTCTACCTGCCGCCGGAGGCCTTCGACAACGACGACTTCAAGCGCGGACTCAAGCTGTTCCTGTCGCCGGACGGCCACGCCGCCCGGATGATCGTCACCCATCAGGGGAATCCGGCCGACCCCCAGGCGATTCCGCACATCGATGCGATCAAGGAAGCGGTGTTCGACGCCCTCAAGGCGACCCCGATGTCGGACGCGAAGATCTACGTGGCGGGTATCGGCGCCACCAACAAGGACATCCAGGAGGGGATGAAGTACGACCTGATGATCTCGGCGTTGGCCGCGGTCGCACTCATCCTGTTGATCATGGTGATCGTGACCCGCAGCCTGGTCGCCGCGATCGTGATCGTCGGCACCGTCGTCCTGTCCCTGGGGGCGTCGGTGGGCCTGTCGGTCCTGGTGTGGCAGTACATCTTCGGGATTCACCTGTTCTGGGTCGTGGTGCCGCTGGCCATCATCCTGCTGTTGGCGGTGGGAGCGGACTACAACCTGCTGCTGGTGTCGCGGTTCAAGGAGGAGCTGCATGCCGGCCTGAACACCGGGATCATCCGGTCGATGGGCGGCACCGGCTCGGTGGTCACCGCCGCCGGTCTGGTGTTCTCGGCGACGATGTGTGCCTTCATCTTCAGCGATCTGGTGATCCTCGGTCAGATCGGCACCACCATCGGCATGGGGCTGTTGTTCGACACGTTGATCGTGCGGTCGTTCATGACGCCGTCCATCGCCGCACTGCTGGGCAAGTGGTTCTGGTGGCCGCAGGTTGTCCGGCAGCGGCCGGTGCCCGCGAAGTGGCCCGAGGCCGTCGAATCGCAGCCCACCGAGGCGCTGTCGCACTGA
- a CDS encoding phosphoribosyltransferase → MTRPGAFLPRPAARTFRDRGDAGRALAGLLRDRLPDTAGAPPPLVLGLARGGVPVAWEVAAALRAPLDVFVVRKLGAPRQPELAMGALAGGRVVRNDRVLAELGIDDDVLQSVIDRETAELRRRERTYRGARAPADLHGRMVILVDDGIATGASMLAALRAVQAADPRSVIVAVPVGAPAACRRIGQEADDIVCATMPTPFDAVGQAYLDFEQVGDAAVRDLLATAAAG, encoded by the coding sequence ATGACTCGCCCGGGTGCGTTCTTACCTCGGCCGGCGGCCCGCACGTTCCGAGACCGCGGTGACGCCGGTCGAGCCTTGGCGGGGTTGCTCCGCGATCGGCTGCCCGACACCGCGGGCGCCCCGCCACCACTGGTGCTGGGCCTGGCCCGCGGCGGGGTGCCGGTCGCCTGGGAGGTCGCCGCGGCGCTGCGGGCGCCGCTGGATGTGTTCGTGGTCCGCAAGCTCGGTGCTCCACGGCAGCCCGAGTTGGCGATGGGGGCGCTGGCCGGCGGGCGGGTGGTGCGCAACGACCGCGTCCTGGCCGAGCTGGGGATCGACGACGACGTGCTGCAGTCGGTGATCGACCGGGAGACCGCCGAACTGCGTCGTCGCGAACGTACCTACCGTGGCGCGCGAGCGCCCGCGGATCTGCACGGCCGGATGGTGATCCTGGTCGACGACGGGATTGCGACCGGGGCGAGCATGCTGGCCGCCCTGCGGGCCGTCCAGGCGGCCGATCCGCGGTCGGTCATCGTCGCGGTGCCGGTGGGCGCGCCGGCGGCCTGCCGCAGGATCGGGCAGGAAGCCGACGACATCGTCTGCGCGACGATGCCCACCCCGTTCGACGCGGTCGGCCAGGCCTATCTGGATTTCGAGCAAGTCGGCGACGCCGCAGTGCGCGACCTACTGGCCACCGCTGCCGCCGGTTGA
- a CDS encoding MmpS family transport accessory protein: MSRLSLTKLIRRQWVAIVVIVVVALVGFSVDRLRGYFGSHNEISRPGSEALENTGYNPKHVFFEVFGTPGSVATINYLDIDAQPQRVEQVPLPWSQTLTTDEPTMYADLRAQGDGDTIGCRITVNGIVKDERSSDNVNGYISCLDKTA; this comes from the coding sequence GTGAGCAGGCTTTCACTGACCAAACTGATTCGTCGGCAATGGGTGGCGATCGTGGTGATCGTGGTGGTCGCCCTGGTCGGGTTCAGCGTCGACCGGTTGCGCGGCTACTTCGGCTCCCACAACGAAATCTCCCGGCCCGGCTCGGAAGCCCTGGAGAACACCGGATACAACCCCAAGCACGTGTTCTTCGAGGTGTTCGGGACGCCCGGGTCGGTAGCCACGATCAACTATCTGGATATCGACGCCCAACCCCAACGCGTCGAGCAGGTCCCGCTGCCGTGGTCGCAGACGCTGACCACCGACGAGCCGACGATGTATGCCGACCTGCGCGCACAGGGTGACGGCGACACCATCGGCTGCCGCATCACCGTCAACGGAATCGTCAAGGACGAGAGGTCTTCGGACAACGTGAACGGCTACATCTCCTGCTTGGACAAGACCGCATGA